Within Amycolatopsis sp. FDAARGOS 1241, the genomic segment ACCAGGATGCCGCCGAAGTGGTGCACCGTGTTGTACAGCGCCAGCAGCGTCGACTCGCGGCCGCCGTGTGCCGTCGCGGTCGAGGTGAACCCGGAGTACACCTTGTCCGCCAGCAGGCCCTGCGCCCACTGGCCGCCCAGCGTGTCGAGGAACTGCTTGAGCTGAGCCGACACGTTGCCGAACCGCGTGGGCGAGCCGAAGACCACCGCGTCGGCCCACAGCACGTCGTCGGTCGTCGCCACCGGTTCGGCGCGCACGGCGTCGTGGTGCGCCTGCCACGCCGGGTTCGACGCGATCGCCTCCGGCGGGGCGAGCTCGGCCACGCGCCGCACGCGCACCTCGGCGCCCGCGTCCTCGGCGCCGGCGGCGTATTCCTGCGCGAGCGCGTGAACCGTGCCCGTCGAGCTGTAGTAGATGATGGCGACCTTCGGCGCAGTCACGTTCGGCACTCCCTCATTTCACGGCACGTCGACGTGCCATGGAACCGTAGGCAGTGCGCGCGGCGGCTGTCAATGATTTCAGTGCACACGTACGGTTGACGAATTTTCCCCGGGCCGCGGCAGCAGACAGCCGGGCTTGCGCAGACCGAGCCGGCTGCCCGCGGACAGGCACGTGGTGAACCAGTACGTCTCGTCGTCGTAACCGATTCCCTTGTGGACGCTGATCGCGCCGGACCGGGCCATCTCACAGGGGTTGTTCAGCGTGCACTGCGCGCCTTCGCGGTTGCTGGTGTTGTTGATCCCGATCACCTGCCCGGTCGCGATGTCGACCACCGGCGACCCCGACGTGCCCGGGACCGTCGCGCACTCCGGCGCGTACCGCAGCACGTCGGTCGTCGAGTACCCGGACTCGAGCACGCGGTAGACGAGCCCGTCCAGCCGGCATGAGTACTTCTGTTCCAGCGCCCCGGAAACGACCTCGATCGCGGTCCCCGCGCCGGTCGTTGCGTCGCCAGCGGCAGCGGCCGCACCTGGTAGTCGCGATCGAGGCCGGCGTACGTGCGGTCGAGCCGGTAGAGCGTGACGTCCGTGCCGGTCATGCCCACGTACAAGGCTTTCGTGGCGACGACGACGGCCGCCGGTGCGCCCGCGGCGTCGAGCAGGTGAACGGGGGTGTTCGTCGGCCGGTCGGCCAGCACCTCACCCGGCACGGGACGGGTGCCGGCGAAGCAGTGGCCGTTGGTGAGCACGGGCGCCGGGTCGCCGGGTCGCGACGCGGGTGAGCGCACGAGGAAGCCCGAACAGCCGCCGGTGGTCGCCGTGCCCGCGAACGTGGTCGAAGCCGCCGACGCCGTGCCCGCCGTGGTGAGTGCGGCGGCCGCCACCGCGAGCAAGACGAGTGCGCGGCTCAGGAGTGGTGCGTTCATCGGCATGCTCCGTTCTGCGTGCGGCGGGTGTGGAAGAAGTCGATCGCCTGCTGCGCGCACGGCAGGTCGGGCAAGGAGCCGTGGACGTCGTCGTCGATGGTGAGCAACCCGCCGCCGACCTGCTTGTGCATGGCCACTGCCCACACGTACGGCGTGGTGTCCTCCTGGAGGTGACCGGACAGCTGCAGCGGGCTGTGACCCGGGGTGAGCTGCCACGGCTTCGCCACCCAGGGCCAGCTGCCGCAGAAGAGGGCGGTGTCGGCCCGGTACCCGCTGACGGGGTCGGTCTGCACCCGGCGCTGGACGTCGGCCCAGATCTCGTTCGCGTTGTGGCTCCCGGTGCCGTCGTTGCACATCACGGCGTTGTACTGCAGGACGTTGAACGGGTCGAACCCGGCGTCCGCGCCGAAGAGCCGCTGGGTGGCCGCCCGAGCCGGGGCCCCTTGCGGAGTGTCACCTTCCTGCAGTTCGGCGAGGGACGTCGCCGCGTCGGTGAACCCCTCGACCGAAGAGATCATCAGGTCGCCGACCGAGCGGCCGTTGTAGTAGGTGTCGCCGGCCTTCCGCGGGTTCTTCGCGAGTTCGTCGCGCAAGGCCAACAACTTCGCGCGCACCGCGGCGGTAGTGGTGCCGAAGTGGTCTCGGCGTCGTGGTGGGAGAGCCAGTCGAAGAACTGGGCGGCCCGCTTCTCCCGCACGTCTGCGACGTCGTCGTCCATCGCGGCGAGGTTCATCGACGGCGGCATGACGGAGTCGAGCCACATGGCCGACACGTGGCTGTCGAACAGCGTCCGGTACTCCGCGCCGAGCGCCGTGCCCCAGGAGGCACCGTAGAAGCCGATGTTCTGCTCGCCCATCGCGGCGCGGATCGAGTCGACGTCACGGGCGACGTTCGCCGTGGTCAGCTGCTGGACGAAGTCGGGGTCCTTCGCCGCGCACTGTTCGTTGAACTTCGCGTTCGCGTCGAAGATCGCCGTGAGGAACTCCTGGTCGGTGGCCGTCGGCGGGAGATCGGCGTGGAAGTCGACGTCGCAGTCGATCCGGTCGCTGTACCCGACGCCGCGCGGGTCGAAGCCGATCAGGTCGAAGTCGGTGTTCAAAGGGGCCGGCCCGCGTGAGGTGAGGCGCAGCGGGTAGGTGATCCCGGTGCCACCGGGCCCGCCGGGGTTCACGACGATCGCGCCCTTGCGCTTCGCCGGATCCTTGGCCTTCAACCGGGAAACGGCGACGGTGAGCAAGCGCCCGCCGGGTCTCGACTAGTCGACCGGCACGGCGACGGTGGCACAGTCCATCGTGGTGTCGCCCTGCGAAGCGTCCGCCCAGTCCTTGAACACCTCCGCGCACGGTTTCCAGTCCAGGGTCGGCTCGGTGGCCGCCGCCGAGGCGGGAGCGGCGAACACCTTCGCGGCGACCAGTGTCATAGCTGCACACGCAGTCAGTCGTTTGATCGCGGGAGCCACGGTCCCGGGAGCACCGCACCGGACGGCCATGGCTCCGTCATCGACCGGTAACGGGTGTCACCGCGTCGAGTAACAGTCCTTTGTGGATGCACGGAGCGTGATTACCGCGGGTCGGGCGTCAGCCCTTCCGGTGTTCGGCCGTTCACCGAGTGGGTGCGGCGGTACGTGGTCGGTGTGGTGCCCACCTCTCGCCGGAAGCTGGCGCGAAAGTTGGCGGCCGTACCGAACCCGGTGGCGGCGGCGATGCGTTCGATCGGCCAGTCGGACGTCTCGAGGAGCCGGCGCGCGCTGAGGATGCGGTGGCTGACGACCCAGCGCATCGGCGACATGCCCGTCTCGAGCTCGAAGCGGCGGATGAACGTGCGCCGCGGCAGGTTGCTGCGCTCGGCCATGCGCTGCACCGTGATCGGGTCGCCGATGTGCTCCATGACCCAGCTGCGCGTGGCCGACAGGTTCGCCCGCGGCGACGTGAGCACGTCGACGTACTGCGGCTGCGCACCGTCGCGGGCGGGCGCGGCGACGACGTCCTTGCCGGCTTCGTGCGCGGCCGCCTCGCCGAAGTCGGTGCGGATCAGGTGCAGGCACGCGTCGATACCCGCCCCGGCGCCCGCCGACGTGAGGATCTTGCCGTGTTCCACGAAAAGCTGGTTCTCAATCACCCGCACGAGCGGGTACCGCTCGCGCAGCGACGCGAGGAAGCGCCAGTGCGTGGTGGCTTCGCGCTCGTCGAGGATCCCCGCCTGCGCGAGCGCGAACGTGCCGGTGCAGATCGCGACCACGCGCCCGCCGCGGTCGGCGCTGCGGCGGATCGCGTCCAGGTACTCCTCGGGCAGCGGTGCTTCCGGTTCCTCGTAGCCCGGCACGATCACGATGTCGGCTTCGGGCACGTCGGCGAGCGGATGGGTGGGCGTGATGCCGGCCGCGGCGTCCCGCTCGTCGCCGCACACGAGGACGCGATAGCCGGCTTGACCGCCGAGGAGGTGGACGGGGATGCTGAAGTCGAGCGGGATGACCCGGGGCACGGCGAGGAGCGCCACGGTCAGCTGCTCGGTGCGGGACAAGGGCTTCCTCCGGATCCGGAGCGCGACGGCTCCCTCCCGCCAGGTTACCGGCAGTGGCACGATCCTTGCCCATTCTGGCATCGGCACGTCTGGTGACCACGGTGAAGCGGCTCGTAGTGTTCGCCCCAGAGGTGATGATCACCCAGCAGGAAGGCTGACCCCCATGACCAAGCCGATCGAGAGGGCCACGGAGAACTTCGGTGTCCCGTGGGAAGGTATCTACGGCTACGCCCAGGCCGTGAAGCACGGTGACACCATCTACGTCTCGGGCCAGCTGGCGCACGACGGCGACCAGCTCGTCGCGCCCGCACCGGTGGACGAGAACGGCGCGGTCACGGACTTCTCGGCGATGGAAGCGCAGATGCGCCGCTCGTACGAGAACGCGACGGAGCTGCTGAAGCGCTTCGGAGCGTCGCTGGCCGACGTCGTCGAAGAAGTGCTCTACGTGCTCGACATCGACGCGGCCTTCGCCGTGGCGGGGCCCGTGCGCAAGGCGGCCTACGGAAGGGAGGATCCGCAGGTCGCCAGCACCCTGGTCGGCACGACGCGGCTCGCCTTTCCCGAGCAGCTCGTGGAGATCAAGCTGATCGCGCGGGTCTGACCTCGTCCACGCGGCACCCCCACCGGACGCTTTCCCGGTGGGGGTGCGGGCGCGTCAGGCTCGCGCCGAGTCGCGCGCCGAGTCGCGGCCGGAGTCGACGAAGAAGGCCGCCACCACACCGCCGGCAGCGCACAGGACGCCGATGACCACGAAAGCGGTGTTGTACCCGTCGACCTGGTTGTCGGCGTGGTCGAGCAGCGCGCCGGTCGCCCACGGCGCGATGATGCCCGACGTGCTCTGCAGCGCGATGAACAGGCTCAGCACACTCGTGCGCTGCGAGGGTGCGGCCGCCGTGCCGATCGCCGCGTACACGATCGGCTGGGCCACGAGCGTGAGGCAGTAGCCGGCGATGAGTACGAAGTACGCGAGGTAGCGGGAGCTGCCGGCCAGCGGCAGCACGGCGAGCAGGACACCGCCCAGCGCGAGCGCCAGCGTGGGCACCAGGCCGTGGGCCACGCGCGCCGACACACCGCGGGCGAGGAGCCGGTCGGTGAGCCAGCCGGAGCCGAGCATGAACACCATGCCGATCACGCTGGGCAGGCCGAACAGGAAACCCGAGGTGATCGGCGAGAAGTGCAGGCCCGCCTGCAGGTAGGACGGGAACCAGCTGAACACCACGGAGATCAGCGCGTACATCGGGTAGGTCGCGATCAGCAGCACGATGAACGTGCGGCTGGTGGCCACCTTCAGGAACGTCCGGCGGCGTTCCGCGCGTTCTTCCTTCCGCGGTGCCGCCGGCGTGACGGCGAACGGGCCGGTGCGCCCGGCGAACAGCCACACCGCGCACCACACCAGGCCCGCGAGCCCAAGCGCCAGGAATGCCGACCGCCAGCCGGAGTGCACGATCAGCAAAGTCAGCAGGGGAGCGGCCACGATCTTGGCGAGCGACGCGCCCGAAGTGAGGACAGCCGTGGGCAGCCCGCGTTTCTCCCGCGGGAACCAGCTGTACGCGGTGGAATTGGCGACCGCCGTCGCCGGCCCCTCGGCCGCGCCGAGCCCGATGCGGGTGCCGAGCAGCACGCCGCCGCCCGCGAAGAAGAACACCGGCAGCTGTGTGGCCGCCCACAGCAGCGACATCACGAACAGCAGCCACTTCAACGGCACGTGCCGCGTCGCGAGGAACCCCACGCCGACGGCGCTGATGCTGTAGAGGAAGTAGAACGAGCTGCTGATCAACCCGAATTGCGCCGCCGACAAATGCAGCTCCTTGATCAGCGGCTGCGCGGCCAGGGCCAGGGAGATGCGGTCGGCGAAGTTCAAGATCATGAAGACGGCCAGCAGGAGCAGCACGGTCCACGCCGGCACGGGCCGGTACCGCGGTTCGGTCCGGTCCACTGAGACGAGCGGTATCTCCGGGGATCTCGAGGTGGTCACGGGAATTCCCTTCGCTGGTGCGACGACGTTGTCGGCATCGCGGTCTGGAGTGGTGGTACTCGCCGGATCGGCCTGCCGGGCGAGTCTGCAGTGGACAGTTCACTTCGGAACGGAAGTGAGCGCGCCGATGCCAGGTCCGATGGCAAGGTGGCCCGCGCAGCGCGCTGGTGCGCAATCGCCGCGTCTCCCGTGCGGAAGCGGGCGTGTTGTGAAGTGAGCGTCGGTGGGAGATCCGGTCGTGGCGAGGGCGGCTCTCGGTGGAGACCGAACGGGTCGGGGATGCGTGGCGTCGCTGTGCAGTGACGCATGTGGTGGAAGCTCGCGGGCCGCACCAGACGCGCCGCCGTTCTCAGGGCACGTTCGAAGGGCGCGCCGGCCGGGCCGGTCGCGGCGAGGGACGGGGCGCCGCCGGGCGTGGAGGATGGTGAAACGCCCGGCGGCATCCCGAGGGTGGAGAGTCCTTTGTGATCAGTCTCGCGGGAAGTTCCACAGGGGGCCGGCGGCGGTGGTGCCGATCGGGCTGCCCCAGCGGTTGCGGCTGCTCACCTCGTGCACTGGCCTGCGGTTGGCGGCGACGCCCCAGCGCCCGAGCGGGTAGCCCATCGCCAGCATCGCCGTCATCTCCCAGCCTTCGCCCTCGGGGACGCCCAGCAGCTTCAGCACGGTGTCCGCTTCATAGCGCAGGACTGTGGTGATCACACCACCGACGCCTTCGGCGCGGGCGGCGAGCAGGGCGCTCCAGATGGCGGGGTAGATGTTGGCGCCGCCGTGGTCGTCGATGGCGAAGACGAACAGCAGCAGCGGGAGGTCGGCGAAGTTGGCCGCGAAGTGATCGCCCGAGGCCTTGATCTTGCGCATCGTCGCGGCGTGCGCTTCGGAATCGTGGCGGGTGGTGCCCAGGGCGCCGGCTGCGATGTCGCGGTACTCGCGGGCGCGGCACTCGCGGTAGAGCTCGGCGAGCTCCTGCTTCGTCGCGGGGTCGTCCACGGCGAGGAAGTGCCACCGTTGCGTGTTGCCGCCGTTGGGGGCCCGGATCGCCGCGTCGAGGATCCGGCTCTGCACGTCGAGCGGGATCGGGTCCTTCCGCATCCGGCGCATCATCCGGGTCGTGTACAGCGCTTCGTGGATCTCCATGCTCAGTCCTTCGGGGAAGGTACAGCGAAAGCACCTGCGGTGGGAGGGGTGTCCGGGGAACGCCCGGGCGATCGGTGTGAGGGACAGTAATGTCGGAGTTGCGTTACAGTCAACACTTGCAACTTAATAACCCGAATCGCCGGCGGCGCGGCACCACTCCGGAAACGTCGGCCTGCCAAGGGTTCCGCAGCCCCCGGACATCACACGAGCTGCGGCTGCAACTCCTCCGCCGTTTCCCGCAGCACAGGCAGCACGCGTGCCCGCATGTCCGCCTCGGAAATCCGCTCCACGCTCGTGCCGATGTTGAGCGCGGCGATCGGCGTGCCGTCCCAGCGGTGCAGCGGCACCGCGGCCGAGTGGAACCCGGCCTCGACCTCGTGGGCGACATACGCCGAACCGGCCTCGCCGACCTCCGTGATCTTCTTCTCCAAAGCCGCGACGCCGGCGTCGTCGAGACCGGCGTGCGTCACCAGATGCTGGTGGCGACGCTCGTCGTCGAGTCCGCTGAGCAGCACGAGCCCCAGCGCAGACTGCACGGCGGGGACCTGGAACCCGAGGCCGGAACCGATGGGCAGGGTGTGGCGCGGCAACGCCCGCGCGATCATCACAGCCACCGGCCCGTCGAGGACCGCCGCGGTGCACGAGGCCTGGAACTGTTCGGCCAGCCGGTCGCACTGCGGCTGCAGCACCTGGCTCACGGGATTGGTGGTCAGGTACGCCGACGCGAGCGTGAGCACCTTCGGGGCCAGCCGGTACGCCTTGTCGTCGGCCACCACGTAGCCCAGGTGCGCCAGCGTGAGCAGGGCCCGGCGCACGGTCGCCCGCGGCAGTTCGAGCTTGCGCGCCAGCTGTGCCTGCGTGAGCCGCTCCTCGGTGTGGTCGAACGCGGTCAGCACGAGCAGACCGCGTTCCAGGGCTTCCGAGTAGTCCGCGCGGTTGTTGCCGTCCACCTCGCGGGCCGCCCGGCGGGCCTCGTCGCGCGCGTTGAGCTTCGACACTCCACCTAGCTCCGTTCACCAACTGTCTGTGTTCGAACAAGTGCGTATGTTCGATTAACGCACACTCTGTCACAAAATATAACACCGACCGCCGGTGAACTCTTGCGGCGACCGAGCGGGCGTGCCTACAGTGCTCACATCAGAACCAAGTGTTCGTTAATTGAACACCTTCCTGAACTACCGGCCCACCACGCTGGACGACGAGGTCGCGAGGAGAACGCTGTCATGCGCGCGGACGACAACCGGAAGATCACCGAAACCGGGCCCGGCACCCCTGGCGGTGACTGGATGCGGCTGTACTGGCAGCCGGTGGCGCTGACCGAAGAGCTGGCGACCGAACGCCCCGTCGTCCCGCTGCGGGTGCTCGGCGAAGACCTGGTGCTGTTCAAGAACGCCGACGGCTCACTCGGGCTCATCGACCGCCGCTGCGCCCACCGCGGCGCCGACCTCTCCCTGGGCCGTCTGGAAGACGGCGGCCTGCGCTGCTACTTCCACGGCTGGCTGTTCAACGGCAACGGGTCCTGTATGGACACTCCGGCCGAGCCCGAGGACAGCAAGCTCAAGGACAAGGTGAAGATCCGCTCGTACCCGGTACGCGAGTGCAACGGCATCGTGTGGGGTTACCTCGGAGAGGGCGAGCCGCCGAACCTGCCCGCGCTCGACTGTTTCATCGCGCCGGCCGAGTACACCTTCGCGTTCAAGGGTTACCTCGACTGCAACTGGCTGCAGGCGCTGGAAGTCGGCATCGACCCGGCTCACGCATCGTACCTGCACCGGTTCGAGGAGGACGAGGACACCGCCGACAGCTACGGCAAGCAGTTCCGCGGCGCTTCCCTCGGCACGAACCTGCCGATGACGAAGATCCTGCGTGAGTACGGCCGGCCTGAGATCCTCAACGCCCGCACCGAGTACGGCCAGCGGATCGTGGCCCTGCGCAAGCTGGACAAAGACGGTCTCGACGGTTCGTCGACCCACGTGCGGATCACCCACCAGGTCTTCCCGCACGGCATCACGATCCCGCTGAGCTCGACCATGGCGATCACGCAGTGGCACGTGCCGATCGACGACGTGTCCTGCTACTGGTACGCGATGTTCACGAGCCTCGACGAGCCCGTGGACCAGAAGACCATGCGCGAGCAGCGGCTCGACGGCATCACGCTGCCCGACTACAAGCCGGTGCGCAACCGCGCGAACAACTACCGGTTCGACTTCGAGGAGCAGCGCACCCAGACCTACACCGGGCTCGGGCGCGACATCAACGTCCACGACCAGATGGCCGTCGAGGGCCAGGGCTACGTCTACGACCGCAGCCGCGAGCACCTCAGCCGCTCCGACCGCGCGATCGTGACCTACCGCCGCATGGCGCTGCAGGCCATCGACACCGTGGCCGAGGGCGGCAGCCCCGACACGCTGCTCAAGGACACCGCCGACGTCGAGAGCCGTGGCCCGATCCCGCTCGACGGCATCGGCCCCACCGGCGAGTGGGAGAACTACTGGGCGAGTTCGATCGCCGATCTGCGCAAGGCGAGCCCGTGGGCCTCGCACCTGCAGGCGGCGCTCGCGACCGGACCGGCGGGCGTGCCCGGTTCGGAGCTCGAACCCGATCGCTCACAGTCGCCCGACGCCTACGACCGTTCGCAGGACTGAGGGCCGCCGCCATGGGGTTCATCGAGAAGTTCGGGCTGTGGACCGAAGAGCAGCAGGAAGCCGCTGGAGCGGTCGCCGCCCGCGTCGAGGCCGAGGGCGTCCGGACGCTGCGGGTGTCCTTCGTGGACCAGCACGGCGTGCTGCACGGCAAGACGGTGCCGGCGAGCGCGCTGCCGAGCGTGTTCCGGAGTGGACTCACCTGCGTGTCGACGCTGCTGTCGAAGGA encodes:
- a CDS encoding nitroreductase family protein, whose product is MEIHEALYTTRMMRRMRKDPIPLDVQSRILDAAIRAPNGGNTQRWHFLAVDDPATKQELAELYRECRAREYRDIAAGALGTTRHDSEAHAATMRKIKASGDHFAANFADLPLLLFVFAIDDHGGANIYPAIWSALLAARAEGVGGVITTVLRYEADTVLKLLGVPEGEGWEMTAMLAMGYPLGRWGVAANRRPVHEVSSRNRWGSPIGTTAAGPLWNFPRD
- the wrbA gene encoding NAD(P)H:quinone oxidoreductase; protein product: MTAPKVAIIYYSSTGTVHALAQEYAAGAEDAGAEVRVRRVAELAPPEAIASNPAWQAHHDAVRAEPVATTDDVLWADAVVFGSPTRFGNVSAQLKQFLDTLGGQWAQGLLADKVYSGFTSTATAHGGRESTLLALYNTVHHFGGILVTPGYTDPVQFATGTPYGPSHADGQGTIPISDDTKASARFAGRRVATVTRDLLAGRAAA
- a CDS encoding Rid family hydrolase; its protein translation is MTKPIERATENFGVPWEGIYGYAQAVKHGDTIYVSGQLAHDGDQLVAPAPVDENGAVTDFSAMEAQMRRSYENATELLKRFGASLADVVEEVLYVLDIDAAFAVAGPVRKAAYGREDPQVASTLVGTTRLAFPEQLVEIKLIARV
- a CDS encoding alpha/beta hydrolase, which produces MRDELAKNPRKAGDTYYNGRSVGDLMISSVEGFTDAATSLAELQEGDTPQGAPARAATQRLFGADAGFDPFNVLQYNAVMCNDGTGSHNANEIWADVQRRVQTDPVSGYRADTALFCGSWPWVAKPWQLTPGHSPLQLSGHLQEDTTPYVWAVAMHKQVGGGLLTIDDDVHGSLPDLPCAQQAIDFFHTRRTQNGACR
- a CDS encoding alpha/beta fold hydrolase, with product MLTVAVSRLKAKDPAKRKGAIVVNPGGPGGTGITYPLRLTSRGPAPLNTDFDLIGFDPRGVGYSDRIDCDVDFHADLPPTATDQEFLTAIFDANAKFNEQCAAKDPDFVQQLTTANVARDVDSIRAAMGEQNIGFYGASWGTALGAEYRTLFDSHVSAMWLDSVMPPSMNLAAMDDDVADVREKRAAQFFDWLSHHDAETTSAPLPPRCARSCWPCATNSRRTRGRPATPTTTAARSAT
- a CDS encoding MFS transporter; protein product: MTTSRSPEIPLVSVDRTEPRYRPVPAWTVLLLLAVFMILNFADRISLALAAQPLIKELHLSAAQFGLISSSFYFLYSISAVGVGFLATRHVPLKWLLFVMSLLWAATQLPVFFFAGGGVLLGTRIGLGAAEGPATAVANSTAYSWFPREKRGLPTAVLTSGASLAKIVAAPLLTLLIVHSGWRSAFLALGLAGLVWCAVWLFAGRTGPFAVTPAAPRKEERAERRRTFLKVATSRTFIVLLIATYPMYALISVVFSWFPSYLQAGLHFSPITSGFLFGLPSVIGMVFMLGSGWLTDRLLARGVSARVAHGLVPTLALALGGVLLAVLPLAGSSRYLAYFVLIAGYCLTLVAQPIVYAAIGTAAAPSQRTSVLSLFIALQSTSGIIAPWATGALLDHADNQVDGYNTAFVVIGVLCAAGGVVAAFFVDSGRDSARDSARA
- a CDS encoding IclR family transcriptional regulator C-terminal domain-containing protein; this encodes MSKLNARDEARRAAREVDGNNRADYSEALERGLLVLTAFDHTEERLTQAQLARKLELPRATVRRALLTLAHLGYVVADDKAYRLAPKVLTLASAYLTTNPVSQVLQPQCDRLAEQFQASCTAAVLDGPVAVMIARALPRHTLPIGSGLGFQVPAVQSALGLVLLSGLDDERRHQHLVTHAGLDDAGVAALEKKITEVGEAGSAYVAHEVEAGFHSAAVPLHRWDGTPIAALNIGTSVERISEADMRARVLPVLRETAEELQPQLV
- a CDS encoding aromatic ring-hydroxylating dioxygenase subunit alpha, encoding MRADDNRKITETGPGTPGGDWMRLYWQPVALTEELATERPVVPLRVLGEDLVLFKNADGSLGLIDRRCAHRGADLSLGRLEDGGLRCYFHGWLFNGNGSCMDTPAEPEDSKLKDKVKIRSYPVRECNGIVWGYLGEGEPPNLPALDCFIAPAEYTFAFKGYLDCNWLQALEVGIDPAHASYLHRFEEDEDTADSYGKQFRGASLGTNLPMTKILREYGRPEILNARTEYGQRIVALRKLDKDGLDGSSTHVRITHQVFPHGITIPLSSTMAITQWHVPIDDVSCYWYAMFTSLDEPVDQKTMREQRLDGITLPDYKPVRNRANNYRFDFEEQRTQTYTGLGRDINVHDQMAVEGQGYVYDRSREHLSRSDRAIVTYRRMALQAIDTVAEGGSPDTLLKDTADVESRGPIPLDGIGPTGEWENYWASSIADLRKASPWASHLQAALATGPAGVPGSELEPDRSQSPDAYDRSQD
- a CDS encoding GlxA family transcriptional regulator, whose translation is MSRTEQLTVALLAVPRVIPLDFSIPVHLLGGQAGYRVLVCGDERDAAAGITPTHPLADVPEADIVIVPGYEEPEAPLPEEYLDAIRRSADRGGRVVAICTGTFALAQAGILDEREATTHWRFLASLRERYPLVRVIENQLFVEHGKILTSAGAGAGIDACLHLIRTDFGEAAAHEAGKDVVAAPARDGAQPQYVDVLTSPRANLSATRSWVMEHIGDPITVQRMAERSNLPRRTFIRRFELETGMSPMRWVVSHRILSARRLLETSDWPIERIAAATGFGTAANFRASFRREVGTTPTTYRRTHSVNGRTPEGLTPDPR